One Kitasatospora sp. NBC_01287 DNA window includes the following coding sequences:
- a CDS encoding aldehyde dehydrogenase family protein: MAKNKKTEQAAASPAAAQAVPAAPAAAQAAPARGSGLFAYAPAPESPAAAGDIATSYGHFIGGEFTDSSGSEALKTVNPATEQVLAEFAQGTAEDVDRAVAAARKAFGDWSALPGSERAKYLFRIARIIQERSRELAVLESIDNGKPIRETRDFDLPMVAAHFFYYAGWADKLDFAGFGANPRPVGVAAQVIPWNFPLMMLAWKIAPALATGNTVVLKPAETTPLTALRFAEICRQAGLPKGVVNIVTGDGRTGAALTAHPDVNKVAFTGSTNVGRAIARQVAGSRKKVSLELGGKAANIVFDDAPIDQAVEGIVNGIFFNQGHVCCAGSRLLVQESVQDELLEALKRRIGTLRLGDPLDKNTDIGAINSAAQLARITELTEAGEAEGAERWSPECELPSAGYWFRPTLFTGVSQAHRIAQEEVFGPVLSVLTFRTPDEAVAKANNTPFGLSAGVWTEKGSRILWMADRLKAGVVWANTFNKFDPTSPFGGYKESGYGREGGRHGLEAYLDV; this comes from the coding sequence ATGGCCAAGAACAAGAAGACCGAGCAGGCCGCGGCGAGCCCGGCGGCGGCCCAGGCTGTCCCGGCTGCCCCGGCGGCGGCCCAGGCTGCCCCGGCGCGCGGGTCCGGCCTCTTCGCCTACGCCCCCGCGCCCGAGTCCCCCGCGGCGGCCGGCGACATCGCCACCTCCTACGGCCACTTCATCGGCGGCGAGTTCACCGACTCCAGCGGCAGCGAGGCGCTGAAGACGGTCAACCCGGCCACCGAGCAGGTGCTGGCCGAGTTCGCCCAGGGCACCGCGGAGGACGTCGACCGCGCCGTCGCCGCCGCCCGCAAGGCGTTCGGCGACTGGTCGGCGCTGCCGGGCAGCGAGCGGGCCAAGTACCTGTTCCGGATCGCCCGGATCATCCAGGAGCGCTCGCGCGAGCTGGCCGTGCTGGAGTCGATCGACAACGGCAAGCCGATCAGGGAGACCCGCGACTTCGACCTGCCGATGGTCGCCGCGCACTTCTTCTACTACGCGGGCTGGGCCGACAAGCTCGACTTCGCCGGCTTCGGCGCGAACCCGCGCCCGGTCGGCGTGGCCGCGCAGGTCATCCCGTGGAACTTCCCGCTGATGATGCTGGCCTGGAAGATCGCCCCGGCGCTCGCCACCGGCAACACCGTCGTGCTGAAGCCGGCCGAGACCACCCCGCTGACCGCGCTGCGGTTCGCCGAGATCTGCCGCCAGGCCGGTCTGCCCAAGGGCGTGGTCAACATCGTCACCGGCGACGGCCGCACCGGCGCCGCGCTCACCGCGCACCCGGACGTCAACAAGGTCGCCTTCACCGGCTCGACCAACGTGGGCCGCGCGATCGCCCGCCAGGTGGCCGGCAGCCGCAAGAAGGTGTCGCTGGAGCTGGGCGGCAAGGCGGCCAACATCGTCTTCGACGACGCGCCGATCGACCAGGCCGTCGAGGGCATCGTCAACGGCATCTTCTTCAACCAGGGCCACGTCTGCTGCGCGGGGAGCCGGCTGCTGGTCCAGGAGTCGGTCCAGGACGAGCTGCTGGAGGCGCTCAAGCGCCGGATCGGCACGCTGCGGCTGGGCGACCCGCTGGACAAGAACACCGACATCGGCGCGATCAACTCCGCCGCCCAGCTGGCCCGGATCACCGAGCTGACCGAGGCGGGCGAGGCCGAGGGCGCCGAGCGCTGGTCGCCCGAGTGCGAACTGCCGTCCGCCGGCTACTGGTTCCGGCCGACCCTGTTCACCGGCGTCAGCCAGGCGCACCGGATCGCCCAGGAGGAGGTCTTCGGCCCGGTCCTGTCGGTGCTGACCTTCCGCACTCCGGACGAGGCCGTCGCCAAGGCCAACAACACCCCGTTCGGCCTCTCCGCCGGCGTCTGGACCGAGAAGGGCTCGCGCATCCTGTGGATGGCGGACCGGCTCAAGGCCGGCGTGGTGTGGGCCAACACCTTCAACAAGTTCGACCCGACCTCGCCGTTCGGCGGCTACAAGGAGTCGGGCTACGGCCGCGAGGGTGGCCGGCACGGTCTGGAGGCCTATCTCGATGTCTGA
- the deoC gene encoding deoxyribose-phosphate aldolase: MSTLAANAPGAAGGGLSDVASSEASLRRFLHGLPGVDAVGLEARAASLGTRSIKTTAKAFAIDLAISMIDLTTLEGADTVGKVRSLCAKGKHPDPSDPSAPRVAAICVYPDMVATAKAAVAGTGIQVASVATAFPAGRAALPVKLADTADAVAAGADEIDMVIDRGAFLSGRYLDVFDEITAVKQACVRPDGSSAHLKVIFETGELQTYDNVRRASWLAMLAGADFIKTSTGKVTVNATPPVTLLMLEAVRDFKAATGVQIGVKPAGGIKTTKDAMKYLVMVNETLGDDWLSPHWFRFGASSLLNDLLMQRQKLSTGRYSGPDYVTVD, from the coding sequence ATGTCCACTCTTGCAGCCAACGCCCCCGGCGCTGCGGGCGGCGGCCTGAGCGACGTCGCCAGCTCCGAGGCCTCGCTCCGCCGCTTCCTGCACGGCCTGCCCGGCGTCGACGCCGTCGGCCTGGAAGCCCGCGCCGCCTCCCTCGGTACGCGTTCGATCAAGACGACGGCCAAGGCCTTCGCGATCGATCTCGCCATCTCGATGATCGACCTGACCACGCTGGAGGGCGCGGACACGGTCGGCAAGGTGCGCTCCCTGTGCGCCAAGGGGAAGCACCCCGACCCGAGCGACCCCTCCGCTCCGCGGGTCGCCGCGATCTGCGTCTATCCGGACATGGTCGCCACCGCGAAGGCGGCCGTGGCCGGCACCGGGATCCAGGTCGCCTCGGTCGCCACCGCCTTCCCCGCCGGGCGCGCCGCGCTCCCGGTGAAGCTCGCCGACACCGCCGACGCGGTGGCCGCCGGGGCCGACGAGATCGACATGGTGATCGACCGCGGCGCCTTCCTCTCCGGCCGGTACCTGGACGTCTTCGACGAGATCACCGCCGTCAAGCAGGCCTGCGTGCGGCCCGACGGCAGCTCGGCCCACCTCAAGGTGATCTTCGAGACCGGTGAGCTGCAGACCTACGACAACGTCCGCCGTGCCTCCTGGCTGGCCATGCTGGCCGGCGCCGACTTCATCAAGACCTCCACCGGCAAGGTGACGGTCAACGCCACGCCCCCGGTGACCCTGCTGATGCTGGAGGCCGTGCGCGACTTCAAGGCGGCCACCGGGGTCCAGATCGGCGTGAAGCCGGCCGGCGGCATCAAGACCACCAAGGACGCGATGAAGTACCTGGTGATGGTCAACGAGACGCTCGGCGACGACTGGCTGAGCCCGCACTGGTTCCGCTTCGGCGCCTCCAGCCTGCTCAACGACCTGCTGATGCAGCGTCAGAAGCTCAGCACCGGCCGGTACTCCGGTCCCGACTACGTGACGGTGGACTGA
- a CDS encoding beta-ketoacyl-[acyl-carrier-protein] synthase family protein: MANPPVLPAHHVNGPASAGKRRVVVTGLGAISPLGADASTTWQGLLEGRCGVRPLAGEEFEEIPVRVVAPSAVEPAERLTHGQARTLNRCSQFAVLAAREAWADAGFDPAQTRGGMLDARRVGVSIGTIIGGAPVLVAADHTLQARGARHVSPHTAPMVVPNGAAAQVAIDLGARAEARTVVAACASGTEAIGQAIDRIRDGHADVILAGGTEAVITPTVLASFTAMRALSRAESPENASRPFDKDRDGFVLGEGAGVLVLEAEEHALARGARIYCEAAGWGISADAHHMVTPRPDGEGIVDAITKALTDAGAAPGDVAHVNAHATATPQGDAAEVLALTKVFGPAVGTVPVTAPKGALGHMQGAAGGVEAVATVLTLHHGLIPPTVGHRSPDDDNPLDIVTGAPRALPDRDVALSNSFGFGGHNAVLAFRRTT, encoded by the coding sequence GTGGCAAACCCGCCAGTCCTCCCCGCCCACCACGTCAACGGCCCTGCGTCCGCCGGGAAGCGCAGGGTCGTCGTCACCGGGTTGGGGGCGATCTCGCCGCTCGGGGCGGATGCGTCCACGACCTGGCAGGGCCTGCTGGAGGGCAGGTGCGGGGTTCGGCCGCTGGCGGGCGAGGAGTTCGAGGAGATCCCCGTGCGGGTCGTGGCGCCGAGCGCGGTGGAGCCCGCCGAGCGGCTGACGCACGGACAGGCGCGCACCCTCAACCGCTGCTCGCAGTTCGCGGTCCTGGCCGCGCGGGAGGCGTGGGCGGATGCCGGGTTCGATCCCGCGCAGACGCGCGGGGGCATGCTCGACGCGCGGCGGGTCGGGGTGTCGATCGGCACGATCATCGGCGGAGCACCGGTGCTGGTCGCCGCCGACCACACGCTCCAGGCCCGCGGCGCGCGGCACGTGTCCCCGCACACCGCGCCGATGGTGGTGCCCAACGGTGCGGCGGCCCAGGTGGCCATCGACCTCGGGGCCAGAGCCGAGGCCAGGACCGTCGTCGCCGCCTGCGCGTCCGGCACCGAAGCGATCGGACAGGCGATCGACCGGATCCGCGACGGTCACGCGGACGTGATACTCGCCGGCGGCACCGAGGCGGTCATCACACCGACCGTCCTGGCCTCCTTCACCGCCATGCGGGCCCTGTCCCGCGCGGAGAGCCCCGAGAACGCCTCCCGCCCCTTCGACAAGGACCGCGACGGCTTCGTCCTCGGTGAAGGCGCCGGCGTGCTGGTCCTGGAGGCCGAGGAGCACGCGCTGGCCCGCGGCGCCAGGATCTACTGCGAGGCGGCCGGCTGGGGCATATCCGCCGACGCCCACCACATGGTCACGCCGCGGCCGGACGGCGAGGGCATCGTGGACGCGATCACCAAGGCACTGACCGACGCCGGTGCCGCACCGGGCGACGTCGCGCACGTCAACGCCCACGCCACCGCGACCCCGCAGGGGGACGCCGCCGAGGTGCTGGCCCTGACCAAGGTCTTCGGGCCGGCCGTCGGCACCGTGCCCGTCACCGCCCCCAAGGGAGCACTGGGCCACATGCAGGGTGCCGCCGGCGGTGTGGAGGCCGTCGCCACCGTCCTGACCCTTCACCACGGGCTGATCCCCCCGACCGTCGGCCACCGGAGCCCCGACGACGACAACCCCCTCGACATCGTCACCGGCGCACCCCGCGCACTGCCGGACAGGGACGTGGCCTTGAGCAACTCCTTCGGGTTCGGCGGCCACAACGCCGTCCTCGCCTTCCGACGGACCACCTGA
- a CDS encoding carbohydrate-binding module family 20 domain-containing protein, giving the protein MSLLRRDRTSRAAAFTAATLMAGALLPLTLQGAAHAATAPDGGDVIANLFEWNWPSVANECTTVLGPKGYGAVQVAPPEDSIRLAGSTHAWWDVYQPVAYDLNSRMGTEAQFAQMVTACHNAGVKVYADAVLNHTAGANQTSTDSYGGASFNPATFSYGSAGYTSSDFHFSPPCPNADMSISDWNNVTQVQDCDLSSLSDLATERDDVRAELAGYLNKLVGYGVDGFRMDAAKHIAQADMANILGRVNNTSWTGSRPYVYQEVIPGSSGQLAPAAFEGNGSVIEFTYAYDLKSQFEGSIANLKTFGQSWGIEPSAESSVMVANHDTERSGQTLSYKDGSKYTLATLFELAWGYGTPQVYSGFDFSTSDQSPPADQNGYVTATDCSSGAWICTDRNQGIAAMVAWHNAAQGKPVANWWDNGGNAIAFSRGNAAWISINNGTSAVTQTFTTGLPAGTYCDIIHGTPSAGGGCSGPTVAVNATGQATVTVNAGDAVALYPTAPVGGTVGETFNETRTTSWGQNVYVVGSIPALGSWNPSAAIPLSSANYPVWGGTVSLPANTAFQYKYLIKDSSGNVTWENGGNHSAGSGTSGGTLNDTWQQ; this is encoded by the coding sequence ATGAGCCTGCTCCGACGAGACCGGACCAGCCGAGCCGCGGCCTTCACCGCGGCCACCCTGATGGCCGGCGCGCTGCTGCCGCTGACCTTGCAGGGCGCCGCGCACGCCGCCACCGCACCCGACGGCGGCGACGTGATCGCCAACCTCTTCGAGTGGAACTGGCCCTCGGTGGCCAACGAGTGCACCACCGTACTGGGCCCCAAGGGCTACGGCGCCGTCCAGGTGGCCCCGCCCGAGGACTCGATCCGCCTAGCGGGCAGTACGCACGCCTGGTGGGACGTCTACCAGCCGGTGGCCTACGACCTGAACAGCCGGATGGGCACCGAGGCCCAGTTCGCCCAGATGGTGACGGCCTGCCACAACGCGGGCGTCAAGGTCTACGCCGACGCCGTGCTGAACCACACCGCCGGCGCCAACCAGACCAGCACCGACTCCTACGGCGGCGCGAGCTTCAACCCGGCGACGTTCAGCTACGGCAGCGCCGGGTACACCAGCTCGGACTTCCACTTCTCGCCGCCGTGCCCCAACGCGGACATGAGCATCTCCGACTGGAACAACGTCACGCAGGTGCAGGACTGCGACCTCTCCTCGCTCTCCGACCTGGCCACCGAGCGGGACGACGTGCGCGCCGAGCTGGCCGGCTACCTCAACAAGCTGGTCGGCTACGGCGTCGACGGGTTCCGGATGGACGCGGCCAAGCACATCGCGCAGGCCGACATGGCCAACATCCTGGGCCGGGTGAACAACACCAGCTGGACCGGCTCGCGGCCCTACGTCTACCAGGAGGTGATACCCGGCAGCAGCGGCCAGTTGGCGCCCGCCGCCTTCGAGGGCAACGGCAGCGTGATCGAGTTCACCTACGCCTACGACCTGAAGAGCCAGTTCGAGGGCAGCATCGCCAACCTCAAGACCTTCGGCCAGAGCTGGGGCATCGAACCGAGCGCCGAGTCCTCGGTGATGGTGGCCAACCACGACACCGAGCGCAGCGGCCAGACGCTGAGCTACAAGGACGGCAGCAAGTACACGCTGGCCACCCTCTTCGAACTCGCCTGGGGCTACGGCACCCCGCAGGTCTACTCCGGCTTCGACTTCAGCACCAGCGACCAGTCCCCGCCGGCCGACCAGAACGGCTACGTGACCGCGACCGACTGCTCCTCGGGCGCCTGGATCTGCACCGACCGCAACCAGGGCATCGCCGCCATGGTGGCCTGGCACAACGCCGCCCAGGGCAAGCCGGTGGCCAACTGGTGGGACAACGGCGGCAACGCGATCGCGTTCAGCCGGGGCAACGCGGCCTGGATCTCGATCAACAACGGCACCAGCGCGGTGACCCAGACCTTCACCACCGGGCTGCCGGCCGGGACGTACTGCGACATCATCCACGGCACCCCCAGCGCCGGCGGCGGCTGCAGCGGGCCCACCGTGGCGGTGAACGCCACCGGTCAGGCCACCGTGACGGTGAACGCCGGTGACGCGGTGGCGCTCTACCCGACCGCGCCGGTCGGCGGCACGGTCGGCGAGACCTTCAACGAGACCAGGACCACCAGCTGGGGCCAGAACGTCTACGTGGTCGGCTCGATCCCGGCGCTCGGCAGCTGGAACCCGAGCGCGGCGATCCCGCTCTCCTCGGCCAACTACCCGGTCTGGGGCGGCACGGTCAGCCTGCCGGCGAACACCGCCTTCCAGTACAAGTACCTGATCAAGGACTCGTCGGGGAACGTCACCTGGGAGAACGGCGGCAACCACAGCGCCGGCAGCGGCACTTCGGGCGGCACGCTGAACGACACCTGGCAGCAGTGA
- a CDS encoding PH domain-containing protein, producing the protein MTDSAGTPDPGPAAPADGPKYADHVFRSTPGIVSGVLLLAVAGWLIVDAMLNSSGKTPWIALACAPVFAFPVIAYTLRPSVSAGLDRLVVRNPLRTVVVPWAEVEELRAGYSVEVLADGKSYQMWAVPVSLRQRNKANRMAARGAVTEDPRAPRLNPFTRPTRNTVPGAPDSNRAWSDQVVDVLREQGRTNAVRPTAKGEITVSWCWWVIVPTLVGAAVLAALVAA; encoded by the coding sequence ATGACCGATTCCGCCGGCACGCCCGACCCGGGTCCTGCCGCTCCCGCCGACGGGCCGAAGTACGCCGATCACGTCTTCCGCTCGACCCCCGGCATCGTCTCCGGCGTCCTGCTGCTCGCCGTCGCCGGCTGGCTGATCGTCGACGCCATGCTGAACAGCAGCGGCAAGACCCCCTGGATCGCGCTGGCCTGCGCCCCGGTCTTCGCCTTCCCGGTGATCGCCTACACCCTGCGCCCGTCGGTCTCGGCCGGCCTGGACAGGCTGGTGGTGCGCAACCCGCTGCGCACCGTCGTGGTGCCGTGGGCCGAGGTGGAGGAGCTGCGCGCGGGCTACTCCGTCGAGGTGCTGGCCGACGGCAAGTCGTACCAGATGTGGGCGGTGCCGGTCTCGCTGCGCCAGCGCAACAAGGCGAACCGGATGGCGGCCCGCGGCGCCGTCACCGAGGACCCGCGGGCGCCGCGGCTCAACCCCTTCACCCGGCCCACCCGCAACACGGTGCCGGGCGCTCCGGACTCCAACCGTGCCTGGTCGGACCAGGTGGTCGACGTGCTGCGCGAGCAGGGGCGGACCAACGCGGTGCGCCCCACCGCGAAGGGCGAGATCACGGTCAGCTGGTGCTGGTGGGTGATCGTGCCGACGCTGGTCGGGGCGGCGGTGCTGGCGGCGCTGGTCGCCGCCTGA
- a CDS encoding phospho-sugar mutase, translated as MAQESTTDLLARARQWLAEDPDAETREELAALLASAEAGAAVGAEAGAEAPAGLTELAERFADRLQFGTAGLRGELGAGPMRMNRAVVIRAAAGLAAHVRAAGAGDLVVVGYDARHKSFDFARDTAAVMVGAGLRAALLPGPLPTPVLAFAIRHLGAAAGVMVTASHNPPQDNGYKVYLGDGSQIVPPADAEIAAEIDAVASLHDVPLATDGWQVLGEDVLDAYLARAVTVVEQDGPRELEVVYTPMHGVGRDTLLAAFKQAGFPAPTVVAAQAEPDPQFPTVAFPNPEEPGAMDLAFATAAEHAPDLVIANDPDADRCAVAVPDATAAAGWRMLRGDEVGALLGAALVAKGATGTFATTIVSATLLGRIAEAAGLDYEETLTGFKWLSRAKGLRYGYEEALGYCVDPDGVRDKDGITAALLIAELAASLKRAGRSLTDLLDELALTHGLHATDQLSARVEDLSLITAAMRRLRERPPAELAGLRVERADDLAAGSAELPPTDGLRYYLAGPAVRSARIVVRPSGTEPKLKCYLEVVLPVGSADALAVTRVRAAELLAALKRDLAAAAGI; from the coding sequence ATGGCTCAGGAAAGCACCACCGACCTCCTCGCCCGCGCCCGCCAGTGGCTGGCCGAGGACCCCGACGCCGAGACCCGCGAGGAGCTGGCCGCCCTGCTGGCCAGCGCGGAGGCCGGCGCAGCGGTCGGCGCGGAGGCCGGCGCGGAGGCGCCCGCCGGGTTGACCGAGCTGGCCGAGCGGTTCGCCGACCGCCTCCAGTTCGGCACCGCCGGGCTGCGCGGCGAGCTCGGCGCGGGCCCGATGCGGATGAACCGCGCGGTCGTCATCCGGGCCGCCGCGGGCCTGGCCGCCCACGTCCGCGCGGCCGGGGCCGGCGACCTGGTGGTGGTCGGCTACGACGCCCGCCACAAGTCCTTCGACTTCGCCCGCGACACCGCCGCCGTGATGGTCGGCGCAGGCCTGCGCGCCGCGCTGCTGCCCGGCCCGCTGCCCACCCCGGTGCTCGCCTTCGCGATCCGCCACCTGGGCGCGGCGGCCGGCGTGATGGTGACGGCCAGCCACAACCCGCCGCAGGACAACGGCTACAAGGTCTACCTCGGCGACGGCTCGCAGATCGTGCCGCCCGCGGACGCCGAGATCGCCGCCGAGATCGACGCGGTGGCCTCGCTGCACGACGTCCCGCTGGCCACCGACGGCTGGCAGGTGCTGGGCGAGGACGTGCTCGACGCCTACCTGGCCCGCGCCGTCACCGTGGTCGAGCAGGACGGACCCCGGGAGCTGGAGGTGGTCTACACCCCGATGCACGGCGTCGGCCGCGACACCTTGCTGGCGGCCTTCAAGCAGGCCGGCTTCCCGGCCCCGACCGTGGTCGCCGCCCAGGCCGAGCCGGACCCTCAGTTCCCGACCGTCGCGTTCCCCAACCCGGAGGAGCCGGGCGCGATGGACCTGGCCTTCGCCACCGCCGCCGAGCACGCCCCCGACCTGGTGATCGCCAACGACCCGGACGCGGACCGCTGCGCGGTGGCCGTGCCGGACGCCACCGCCGCCGCCGGCTGGCGGATGCTGCGCGGCGACGAGGTCGGCGCGCTGCTGGGCGCGGCGCTGGTCGCCAAGGGCGCCACCGGCACCTTCGCCACCACCATCGTCTCCGCCACCCTGCTCGGCCGGATCGCCGAGGCCGCGGGCCTGGACTACGAGGAGACGCTGACCGGCTTCAAGTGGCTCTCCCGTGCCAAGGGCCTGCGCTACGGCTACGAGGAGGCGCTCGGCTACTGCGTCGACCCGGACGGCGTGCGGGACAAGGACGGCATCACCGCCGCCCTGCTGATCGCCGAGCTGGCCGCCTCGCTCAAGCGCGCCGGGCGGAGCCTGACCGACCTGCTGGACGAGCTGGCGCTCACCCACGGCCTGCACGCCACCGACCAGCTCTCGGCGCGGGTCGAGGACCTGTCGCTGATCACCGCGGCGATGCGCAGGCTGCGCGAGCGGCCGCCGGCCGAGCTGGCCGGGCTGCGCGTCGAGCGGGCGGACGACCTGGCGGCGGGCTCGGCCGAGCTGCCGCCGACCGACGGCCTGCGGTACTACCTGGCCGGGCCCGCGGTGCGCTCGGCGCGGATCGTGGTGCGGCCCTCCGGAACCGAGCCGAAGCTCAAGTGCTACCTGGAGGTCGTGCTGCCGGTGGGCTCGGCCGACGCGCTGGCGGTGACCCGGGTGCGGGCCGCCGAGCTGCTGGCCGCCCTGAAGCGGGACCTGGCGGCGGCCGCCGGGATCTGA